The Streptomyces seoulensis genome contains a region encoding:
- a CDS encoding DUF2252 domain-containing protein, whose translation MYLLHELMFETLVRGVGGLGAGEAVVVAGAGVELADAALESRVPRLRGFAQWPPDGSAKHQGKALRADVPRASHRDLVLDGARPDAVAAVEESNTGRIPELTPIRVGRMAASPFAFLRGSAGLMAYDLARTPATGIGTQLCGDAHAANFGLYGDARGGLVIDLNDFDETVHGPWEWDLKRLAASLVLAGREAGADEDTCRAAARDAVGAYRRTMRLLAKLPALDAWNAIADEELVSHTDAHDLLGTLERVAAKARANTSGRFAARSTEETEDGGRRFVDAPPVLRRVPDREAAAVAASLEPYLSTLGADRLPLLARYAVQDVAFRVVGTGSVGTRSYVVLLLDHRGEPLVLQVKEARPSALAPHLATAGFPVPPAEHEGRRVVLGQKRMQVVSDILLGWTTVDRLPFQVRQFRNRKGSVDPAALAADQVDDYGRMTGALLARAHSHSADPRLIAGYCGKNEELDDAVADFATAYADRTEADHAELAAAVRSGRIAAETGV comes from the coding sequence ATGTACCTTCTGCACGAGTTGATGTTCGAGACGCTCGTGCGGGGCGTGGGCGGTCTGGGTGCGGGGGAGGCGGTCGTGGTGGCCGGAGCCGGAGTGGAGCTCGCCGACGCGGCGCTGGAGAGCCGGGTGCCACGGCTGCGCGGGTTCGCGCAGTGGCCGCCGGACGGCTCCGCCAAGCACCAGGGCAAGGCGCTGCGGGCCGACGTACCCCGCGCCTCCCACCGGGACCTCGTGCTGGACGGCGCCCGTCCGGACGCGGTCGCCGCGGTCGAGGAGTCCAACACCGGGCGCATCCCCGAGCTGACCCCGATCCGGGTGGGCCGTATGGCCGCGTCCCCCTTCGCCTTCCTGCGCGGCTCGGCCGGCCTCATGGCGTACGACCTGGCCCGCACCCCGGCGACCGGCATCGGTACCCAGCTCTGCGGCGACGCCCACGCGGCCAACTTCGGTCTGTACGGGGACGCGCGCGGTGGTCTGGTCATCGACCTCAACGACTTCGACGAGACCGTGCACGGCCCGTGGGAGTGGGACCTCAAGCGGCTCGCCGCTTCGCTGGTGCTCGCCGGGCGTGAGGCCGGGGCCGACGAGGACACCTGCCGTGCCGCCGCGCGGGACGCCGTGGGCGCGTACCGGCGCACGATGAGACTGCTCGCCAAGCTGCCCGCGCTCGACGCCTGGAACGCCATCGCGGACGAGGAGCTCGTCTCCCACACCGACGCCCATGATCTGCTCGGCACCCTGGAGCGGGTCGCCGCGAAGGCGCGGGCCAACACCAGCGGCCGCTTCGCCGCCAGGTCGACGGAGGAGACGGAGGACGGCGGCCGCCGCTTCGTCGACGCCCCGCCGGTGCTGCGCCGGGTCCCGGACCGAGAGGCCGCCGCCGTCGCCGCCTCGCTGGAGCCGTATCTGTCGACGCTGGGCGCGGACCGGCTGCCGCTGCTCGCCCGGTACGCGGTGCAGGACGTGGCCTTCCGCGTCGTCGGCACCGGCAGCGTCGGCACCCGTTCCTACGTCGTGCTGCTCCTCGACCATCGCGGCGAGCCGCTCGTCCTCCAGGTGAAGGAGGCCCGGCCCTCCGCGCTCGCCCCGCACCTGGCCACCGCGGGCTTCCCGGTTCCGCCCGCCGAGCACGAGGGGCGCCGCGTGGTCCTCGGGCAGAAGCGGATGCAGGTCGTCAGCGACATATTGCTCGGCTGGACCACCGTGGACCGACTTCCCTTCCAGGTGCGCCAGTTCCGCAACCGCAAGGGCAGCGTCGACCCCGCCGCCCTCGCCGCCGACCAGGTCGACGACTACGGCCGGATGACCGGCGCCCTGCTGGCCCGGGCCCACTCGCACAGCGCCGATCCCCGCCTCATCGCCGGCTACTGCGGCAAGAACGAGGAACTGGACGACGCCGTCGCCGACTTCGCCACCGCCTACGCCGACCGCACCGAGGCCGACCACGCCGAGTTGGCCGCGGCGGTGCGTTCCGGGCGGATCGCGGCCGAGACGGGAGTGTGA
- a CDS encoding FtsW/RodA/SpoVE family cell cycle protein, with amino-acid sequence MSSTTNTPTHQTSTIGSIGAPSRRNTELALLIFAVVIPVFAYANVGLALNDQVPAGLLGYGFGLGLLAGVAHLAVRKFAPYADPLLLPLATLLNGLGLVAIWRLDQSKLLQSIHVAGGKATNQLIYTAMGITLFVVVLIFLKEHRTLQRYTYISMVVALFLLLLPLVPGLGANVYGAKIWIQIGSFTIQPGEFAKIVLAVFFAGYLMVKRDALALASRRFMGLYLPRGRDLGPILVVWFISILILVFETDLGTSLLFFGMFVIMLYVATERTSWIVFGLLMSAAGAVGVASFEPHIQVRVQAWLNPFHEYELSRTPGVTGVHSDQLQQALWAFGSGGTLGTGWGQGHSELIRFAANSDFILATFGEELGLAGLMAILLIYGLIVERGVRTALAARDPFGKMLAVGLSGAFALQVFVVAGGVMGLIPLTGMTMPFLAYGGSSVIANWALIGILIRISDTARRPAPSPAASPDAEMTQIVRPGATGPDPQ; translated from the coding sequence ATGAGCAGTACTACGAACACGCCGACGCACCAGACGTCCACGATCGGCTCGATCGGTGCGCCGAGCCGCCGCAACACCGAGCTGGCCCTGCTGATCTTCGCCGTGGTCATCCCGGTGTTCGCCTACGCCAACGTGGGCCTGGCCCTCAACGACCAGGTCCCCGCGGGCCTGCTCGGCTACGGCTTCGGCCTCGGTCTGCTGGCCGGCGTCGCCCACCTCGCGGTGCGCAAGTTCGCCCCGTACGCCGACCCGCTGCTGCTGCCGCTGGCCACCTTGCTCAACGGGCTCGGCCTGGTCGCCATCTGGCGGCTGGACCAGTCCAAGCTGCTGCAGTCGATCCATGTCGCGGGCGGCAAGGCGACCAACCAGCTGATCTACACCGCCATGGGCATCACACTGTTCGTGGTCGTGCTGATCTTCCTCAAGGAACACCGCACGCTCCAGCGCTACACCTACATCTCCATGGTGGTCGCGCTGTTCCTGCTGCTGCTCCCGCTGGTCCCCGGCCTCGGCGCCAACGTCTACGGCGCCAAGATCTGGATCCAGATCGGCAGCTTCACCATCCAGCCGGGCGAGTTCGCCAAGATCGTGCTGGCGGTGTTCTTCGCGGGCTATCTGATGGTCAAGCGGGACGCGCTCGCACTGGCCAGCCGCCGCTTCATGGGCCTCTACCTGCCGCGCGGCCGCGACCTCGGCCCGATCCTGGTCGTCTGGTTCATCTCGATCCTGATCCTGGTCTTCGAGACGGACCTCGGCACCTCGCTGCTGTTCTTCGGCATGTTCGTGATCATGCTGTACGTGGCCACCGAGCGGACGAGCTGGATCGTCTTCGGTCTGCTGATGTCGGCGGCGGGCGCGGTCGGCGTGGCGAGCTTCGAGCCGCACATCCAGGTTCGTGTCCAGGCATGGCTCAACCCGTTCCACGAGTACGAGCTGAGCCGTACGCCGGGCGTCACCGGTGTGCACTCCGACCAGCTCCAGCAGGCCCTGTGGGCGTTCGGCTCCGGCGGCACCCTCGGCACCGGCTGGGGCCAGGGCCACTCCGAACTGATCCGCTTCGCCGCCAACTCCGACTTCATCCTCGCCACCTTCGGCGAGGAGCTGGGCCTGGCGGGCCTCATGGCGATCCTGCTGATCTACGGCCTGATCGTCGAGCGCGGTGTGCGCACCGCCCTCGCCGCCCGCGACCCCTTCGGCAAGATGCTCGCGGTGGGCCTGTCCGGCGCCTTCGCCCTCCAGGTGTTCGTCGTCGCCGGCGGTGTGATGGGTCTCATCCCGCTGACCGGTATGACGATGCCCTTCCTCGCGTACGGCGGTTCGTCCGTCATCGCCAACTGGGCGCTCATCGGCATCCTGATCCGCATCAGCGACACGGCACGGCGCCCCGCGCCCAGCCCGGCCGCCAGCCCCGACGCCGAGATGACGCAGATCGTGCGGCCCGGCGCCACCGGGCCCGACCCGCAGTGA
- a CDS encoding FHA domain-containing protein FhaB/FipA → MSELTLTVMRLGFLAVLWLFVIVAVQVIRSDLFGTRVTQRGSRREATRPQTAARQQSAPPQQRGQRGQRAQQSGGRQRRNAPSKLVVTEGTLAGTTVALQGQTITMGRAHDSTIVLDDDYASSRHARIYPDRDGQWIVEDLGSTNGTYLDRSRLTTPTPVPLGGAIRIGKTVIELRK, encoded by the coding sequence ATGTCAGAGCTGACCCTCACGGTCATGCGGCTGGGTTTCCTGGCCGTACTGTGGCTGTTCGTCATCGTGGCCGTGCAGGTCATCCGCAGCGATCTGTTCGGTACGCGTGTCACACAGCGGGGATCGCGCAGGGAAGCCACGCGCCCGCAGACCGCCGCCCGGCAGCAGTCCGCGCCGCCGCAACAGCGCGGCCAGCGTGGACAGCGGGCCCAGCAGAGCGGTGGCCGCCAGCGGCGCAACGCGCCCAGCAAGCTCGTCGTCACCGAGGGCACCCTCGCCGGGACCACCGTCGCGCTCCAGGGCCAGACCATCACCATGGGCCGCGCGCACGACTCGACGATCGTGCTGGACGACGACTACGCCTCCAGCAGGCATGCCAGGATCTACCCCGACCGTGACGGTCAGTGGATCGTGGAGGACCTCGGTTCCACCAACGGCACGTACCTGGACCGGTCCCGGCTGACGACCCCGACGCCGGTCCCGCTGGGCGGTGCGATCCGCATCGGCAAGACCGTCATCGAGCTGCGGAAGTAG
- a CDS encoding J domain-containing protein has protein sequence MTTPEAEQSEQSQAPRPEERLEKAVRAAEQALIDFEIAVETFRVEVENFARLHEQRLGPLYARIEELDASIAEARAARTQDPEDIRRAAEARANLSPIPGVEELLHGWMDGQGLFPEATAMLTDQPVRPPERVRPSEEARKLYRDLARKAHPDLAQENAERTRREEFITRVNAAYARGDETLLRELAAEWAAGPVPPERQPSPSDELYARLEWLAQRKELLTLVARELENGAIAGMLRLAPDDPDSLLTEIAERLHGDIARRESDLAALLTQE, from the coding sequence GTGACGACCCCGGAAGCTGAGCAGAGCGAGCAGTCCCAGGCACCGCGGCCCGAAGAACGGCTGGAAAAGGCCGTCCGCGCCGCCGAGCAGGCGCTGATCGACTTCGAGATCGCCGTGGAGACCTTCCGTGTCGAGGTCGAGAACTTCGCCCGGCTGCACGAACAGCGGCTCGGCCCCCTCTACGCCCGCATCGAGGAACTGGACGCCTCGATCGCCGAGGCGCGGGCCGCCCGCACCCAGGACCCCGAGGACATCCGCCGCGCCGCCGAGGCCCGCGCCAACCTCTCGCCGATCCCCGGCGTCGAGGAACTGCTGCACGGCTGGATGGACGGCCAGGGGCTGTTCCCGGAGGCCACCGCGATGCTCACCGACCAGCCGGTGCGGCCGCCGGAGCGCGTGCGTCCCAGCGAGGAGGCGCGCAAGCTCTACCGCGACCTCGCCCGCAAGGCCCACCCCGACCTCGCCCAGGAGAACGCCGAGCGCACCCGCCGCGAGGAGTTCATCACCCGCGTCAACGCCGCCTACGCCCGCGGCGACGAGACCCTGCTCAGGGAACTCGCCGCGGAGTGGGCCGCCGGTCCGGTGCCGCCCGAGCGGCAGCCCAGCCCCAGCGACGAGCTGTACGCCCGCCTGGAGTGGCTCGCCCAGCGCAAGGAACTGCTCACCCTGGTCGCCCGGGAACTGGAGAACGGTGCCATCGCCGGCATGCTCCGCCTCGCCCCGGACGACCCCGACAGCCTGCTCACGGAGATCGCCGAGCGGCTGCACGGCGACATCGCCCGCCGCGAGTCCGACCTCGCGGCGCTGCTGACGCAGGAGTGA
- a CDS encoding FhaA domain-containing protein, with protein MGVLKKFEQRLEGLVNGTFAKVFKSEVQPVEIAGALQRECDNNATIWNRDRTVVPNDFIVELSTPDHERLSPYSGQLGDELAGMVRDYAKQQRYTFMGPIKVTLEKAPDLDTGLYRVRSRTLASSSSQEPQAPQSGGPGPAGPQAPQGGYGYPPAGAPPMPSAPPPGARPGGYGYPQPATQRPSAAPMGGGATRYWVEVNGTRHQISRQTLVMGRSTEADVRIDDPGVSRRHCEIRTGTPSTVQDLGSTNGIVVDGQHTTRATLRDGSRIVVGSTTVIYRQAEG; from the coding sequence ATGGGAGTCCTGAAGAAATTCGAGCAGCGCCTCGAAGGTCTGGTCAACGGCACCTTCGCCAAGGTGTTCAAGTCCGAGGTCCAGCCGGTGGAGATCGCCGGCGCGCTCCAGCGGGAGTGCGACAACAACGCGACCATCTGGAACCGCGACCGGACCGTGGTCCCCAACGACTTCATCGTGGAACTGAGCACGCCCGACCACGAGCGGCTCAGCCCCTACTCCGGACAGCTCGGCGACGAGCTGGCCGGAATGGTCCGCGACTACGCCAAGCAGCAGCGCTACACCTTCATGGGGCCGATCAAGGTCACCCTGGAGAAGGCCCCCGACCTGGACACCGGTCTGTACCGGGTGCGCAGCCGCACCCTCGCCTCCTCCAGCAGCCAGGAGCCCCAGGCCCCCCAGTCCGGCGGCCCGGGCCCCGCGGGTCCCCAGGCCCCCCAGGGCGGGTACGGCTACCCGCCCGCCGGAGCCCCCCCGATGCCGTCCGCGCCGCCTCCCGGCGCCCGGCCCGGCGGCTACGGCTACCCCCAGCCCGCCACCCAGCGGCCCTCGGCCGCCCCGATGGGCGGCGGCGCGACCCGGTACTGGGTCGAGGTCAACGGCACCCGCCACCAGATCTCCCGCCAGACCCTGGTGATGGGCCGCAGCACCGAGGCAGATGTACGGATCGACGACCCCGGCGTCTCCCGCCGGCACTGTGAGATCCGGACCGGAACGCCCTCGACCGTCCAGGACCTCGGCTCCACCAACGGCATCGTGGTGGACGGGCAGCACACCACCCGCGCTACGCTCCGCGACGGCTCGCGGATCGTCGTGGGCAGCACCACCGTTATCTATAGGCAAGCCGAAGGGTGA
- a CDS encoding Stp1/IreP family PP2C-type Ser/Thr phosphatase: MSLSLRFAAGSHKGMIREGNEDSGYAGPRLLAIADGMGGQAAGEVASSEVISTLVTLDDDVPGSDILTSLGNAARRANEQLRTMVEEDPQLEGMGTTLTALLWTGQRLGLVHVGDSRAYLLRDGMLSQITQDHTWVQRLVDEGRITEEEADAHPQRALLMRALGSGDHVEPDLSIREVRAGDRYLICSDGLSGVVSHQTMEEALASYQGPQETVQELIQLALRGGGPDNITVIVADVLDLETGDTLAGQLSDTPVVVGAVAENQHHLNPDNGIMQTPAGRASNLGRQGRRQGGGGRHGQSPGGTDEYAPEGSFGDYSDEDFTKPRKGRRWLKRSLWSAVALAVIGGAVYGGWRWTQTQYYVGINGEHVALYRGISQDLAWVSLSKVEQDHPEIELKYLPPYQQKQVKNTIVVAGGLPQARSKVEALSTQASACRKESERAAAEREQQSSKTGQGATGGATGATKTAFTKASPTPDPSASSSKSPASPSKSPTATATPRPGPSLSEDEQKVADQCGKQ, encoded by the coding sequence ATGAGCCTGTCACTGCGCTTCGCCGCCGGATCGCACAAGGGCATGATCCGGGAGGGCAACGAGGACTCCGGTTACGCCGGTCCGCGCCTGCTCGCCATCGCCGACGGCATGGGCGGCCAGGCCGCTGGTGAGGTCGCCTCCTCGGAGGTCATCTCCACCCTGGTCACGCTCGACGACGACGTGCCCGGCTCCGACATCCTCACCTCGCTCGGCAACGCCGCGCGCCGTGCCAACGAACAGTTGCGCACCATGGTCGAGGAGGACCCCCAGCTCGAGGGCATGGGCACCACCCTGACCGCCCTGCTGTGGACCGGCCAGCGGCTCGGCCTCGTGCACGTCGGCGACTCACGCGCCTACCTGCTGCGCGACGGCATGCTCAGCCAGATCACCCAGGACCACACCTGGGTGCAGCGCCTGGTCGACGAGGGCCGGATCACCGAGGAGGAGGCCGACGCCCACCCGCAGCGCGCGCTGCTGATGCGCGCCCTCGGCAGCGGCGACCACGTCGAGCCCGACCTCTCCATCCGCGAGGTCCGCGCCGGCGACCGCTACCTGATCTGCTCCGACGGGCTCTCCGGCGTCGTCTCCCACCAGACGATGGAGGAGGCGCTCGCCAGCTACCAGGGCCCGCAGGAGACCGTGCAGGAGCTGATCCAGCTCGCGCTGCGCGGCGGCGGCCCCGACAACATCACGGTGATCGTCGCCGACGTGCTCGACCTGGAGACCGGTGACACCCTCGCCGGGCAGCTCTCCGACACCCCGGTCGTGGTCGGCGCCGTGGCCGAGAACCAGCACCACCTGAACCCCGACAACGGGATCATGCAGACCCCGGCCGGCCGCGCCTCGAACCTCGGCCGCCAGGGCCGCAGGCAGGGTGGCGGCGGCAGGCACGGCCAGTCCCCCGGCGGCACCGACGAGTACGCCCCCGAGGGCTCCTTCGGCGACTACTCCGACGAGGACTTCACCAAGCCCCGCAAGGGCCGCCGCTGGCTGAAGCGTTCCCTCTGGAGCGCCGTCGCCCTCGCGGTGATCGGCGGCGCCGTCTACGGCGGCTGGCGCTGGACCCAGACCCAGTACTACGTCGGTATCAACGGCGAACACGTCGCGCTCTACCGGGGCATCAGCCAGGACCTCGCCTGGGTCTCGCTGTCCAAGGTCGAGCAGGACCACCCCGAGATCGAACTCAAGTACCTGCCGCCCTACCAGCAGAAGCAGGTCAAGAACACGATCGTGGTGGCGGGCGGCCTGCCCCAGGCCCGCTCCAAGGTGGAGGCGCTCTCCACGCAGGCGTCCGCCTGCCGCAAGGAGTCCGAGCGCGCCGCCGCCGAGCGCGAGCAGCAGAGCTCCAAGACGGGCCAGGGCGCGACCGGCGGCGCCACCGGTGCCACCAAGACCGCCTTCACCAAGGCCAGCCCCACGCCGGACCCCTCGGCCTCCTCGTCGAAGTCCCCGGCGTCGCCCTCGAAGTCCCCGACCGCAACCGCCACTCCCCGGCCCGGCCCCAGCCTCTCCGAGGATGAGCAGAAGGTCGCCGATCAGTGCGGCAAGCAGTAG